From Oryza brachyantha chromosome 9, ObraRS2, whole genome shotgun sequence, a single genomic window includes:
- the LOC102714119 gene encoding cytosolic sulfotransferase 15-like: MNNVQAPETKQEDSPENSMAATLLPTREGWSTPLTLYNNCWLRSHMVDSFMAVRDNFKPRHDDVILATHPKSGTTWLKAMAFAIVNRSRYDLLADGDGNPLRAQNPQRLVPFIGVPGHGGGDLAAIEAMPSPRLLATHLPLSLLPPAVTAATGGCRVVYLCREPKDSFVSRWHFDNKMVKGSQTGAHAIELDAAFAMFCEGCTPFGPFWEHYLQYWRESLRRPREVLFLRYEELVADPLRVVRDLAAFLGVPFIDEEESNGVDREVVRLCSFETLSGFDVNKNGGVERAGGKIFIGYSSLFRRGKTGDWVNHMSADMAEKLDALVREKFKGSGLEF, from the coding sequence ATGAACAATGTTCAAGCTCCTGAGACCAAGCAGGAAGACTCCCCAGAGAACTCCATGGCAGCAACCCTACTCCCAACAAGGGAGGGATGGTCCACGCCGCTCACCCTCTACAACAACTGCTGGCTGAGATCACACATGGTCGACAGCTTCATGGCAGTGAGGGACAACTTCAAGCCCCGCCACGACGACGTGATCCTCGCGACGCACCCCAAGTCCGGCACGACCTGGCTCAAGGCCATGGCCTTCGCCATCGTCAACCGCTCACGCTAcgacctcctcgccgacggcgacggcaacccTCTCCGTGCCCAGAACCCACAGAGGCTGGTGCCGTTCATCGGCGTGCCGGGACACGGAGGAGGCGACCTCGCCGCCATCGAGGCAATGCCGTCGCCGCGGCTGCTCGCCACCCACCTCCCGCTCTCGCTGCTCCCCCCGGCCGTCACTGCCGCCACGGGCGGCTGCCGCGTCGTCTACCTCTGCCGGGAGCCCAAGGACTCGTTCGTCTCGAGGTGGCACTTCGACAACAAGATGGTGAAGGGCTCCCAGACGGGAGCCCACGCGATCGAGCTCGACGCCGCGTTCGCCATGTTCTGCGAGGGGTGCACGCCGTTCGGCCCGTTCTGGGAGCACTACCTCCAGTACTGGCGCGAGAGCCTGCGGCGGCCGCGCGAGGTCCTCTTCCTGAGGTACGAGGAGCTCGTCGCCGACCCTCTCAGGGTCGTCAGGGACCTCGCCGCGTTCCTGGGCGTCCCGTTcatcgacgaggaggagagcaACGGGGTCGACCGAGAGGTGGTGAGGCTGTGCAGCTTCGAGACTCTCAGTGGCTTCGACGTCAACAAAAATGGCGGCGTCGAGCGTGCAGGAGGCAAGATCTTCATCGGGTACTCGTCCTTGTTCCGGCGAGGGAAGACTGGGGACTGGGTGAACCACATGAGCGCAGACATGGCGGAGAAGCTCGATGCACTTGTCAGGGAGAAGTTCAAAGGATCTGGGCTCGAGTTCTGA